A stretch of Corallococcus macrosporus DNA encodes these proteins:
- a CDS encoding molybdopterin molybdotransferase MoeA — protein MPLTPLSAARLAALDAIAPAAPAHLPLLEAHGRFLAAGIAAPRALPGCDNSAMDGWAVRAEETRGANRDRPARLRIVDTVYAGHLPRRTLQPGEAARVFTGAPLSPGADAVVRQEAARPTDDGTHVDLFVSVTPGHDLRRAGEEVMPGTPLFAAGQRVDATVLGVLASLGEATALVRPAPRVAVVATGDELVPPGQPAQPHQVFESNRVLVAALAREAGANVTHLDRSRDDEAELHAKLEHLAPQVDVLITTGGASVGDKDCVKRVLTRMGARFLVDGVALKPGKPMAVARLGSTAVVVLPGNPGAATVAFDQFARPLLFKHQGVLEQRRVTRARLSESRHKQAGLTYLVTVSALEARDDGAEPWARLRPQGAGQILQNVAARGWAVLPAGRADFAEGESVDVQLFEQPDFQPVEAA, from the coding sequence ATGCCGCTGACTCCCCTCTCCGCCGCGCGACTGGCCGCGCTCGATGCCATCGCGCCCGCGGCCCCCGCGCACCTTCCCTTGCTGGAAGCTCATGGCCGGTTCCTCGCCGCTGGTATCGCCGCGCCTCGCGCGCTGCCCGGCTGCGACAACTCCGCCATGGACGGGTGGGCCGTGCGCGCCGAGGAGACCCGGGGCGCCAACCGCGACCGCCCCGCGCGCCTGCGCATCGTCGACACCGTCTACGCCGGCCACCTGCCGCGCCGCACCCTCCAGCCCGGCGAGGCCGCGCGCGTCTTCACCGGCGCCCCCCTCTCCCCCGGCGCCGACGCTGTCGTCCGCCAGGAGGCCGCGCGCCCCACCGACGACGGCACCCACGTGGACCTCTTCGTCTCCGTCACGCCCGGCCATGACCTGCGCCGCGCCGGTGAAGAGGTCATGCCCGGCACGCCGCTGTTCGCCGCGGGCCAGCGCGTGGACGCCACCGTGCTCGGCGTGCTCGCGTCGCTGGGGGAGGCCACCGCGCTCGTGCGCCCCGCGCCGCGCGTCGCCGTCGTCGCCACCGGGGATGAGCTCGTCCCTCCCGGCCAGCCCGCCCAACCGCATCAGGTCTTCGAGAGCAACCGCGTCCTCGTGGCCGCGCTCGCCCGCGAGGCCGGCGCGAACGTCACGCACCTGGACCGCTCGCGCGATGACGAGGCGGAGCTGCACGCGAAGCTGGAGCACCTGGCGCCCCAGGTCGACGTGCTCATCACCACCGGCGGCGCGTCCGTGGGCGATAAGGACTGCGTGAAGCGCGTCCTCACGCGCATGGGCGCGCGCTTCCTCGTGGACGGCGTCGCGCTCAAGCCCGGCAAGCCCATGGCCGTGGCCCGCCTGGGCTCCACCGCCGTCGTCGTGCTGCCCGGCAACCCCGGCGCCGCCACCGTCGCGTTTGATCAATTCGCGCGGCCGCTCCTCTTCAAGCACCAGGGCGTCCTCGAACAGCGCCGCGTCACCCGCGCCCGCCTCTCCGAGTCCCGCCACAAGCAGGCGGGGCTCACGTACCTCGTCACCGTCTCGGCGCTCGAGGCGCGTGACGACGGCGCGGAGCCGTGGGCGCGCCTGCGTCCCCAGGGCGCCGGACAGATTCTCCAGAACGTGGCCGCCCGGGGCTGGGCCGTGCTCCCCGCGGGCCGCGCCGACTTCGCCGAGGGCGAGTCCGTGGACGTGCAGCTCTTCGAGCAGCCGGACTTCCAGCCCGTGGAGGCCGCGTGA
- the mobA gene encoding molybdenum cofactor guanylyltransferase has product MDGSATFPDVTLAILAGGQGTRLGGVAKGLLSVEGLTTLERLRAFGSHFEDVLLVANVPEPYERFGLRTVADVVKGKGAPGGVHAALGAAHTSWVFAVACDMPFVTEAAARVVLDARAEDVDAVCFEQDGRWEPLFAAYRKELVTRWGEALAEDPSMKRVLLRFRTRTLPVDALRTVDPELRALANVNTPEDLARYGVTLP; this is encoded by the coding sequence ATGGACGGATCCGCGACCTTTCCCGACGTGACGCTGGCCATCCTGGCAGGAGGGCAGGGGACCCGGCTGGGCGGTGTGGCCAAGGGGCTGCTGAGCGTGGAGGGGCTCACGACCCTTGAACGCCTGCGAGCCTTCGGGTCGCATTTCGAGGACGTGCTGCTGGTGGCGAATGTTCCGGAACCGTACGAGCGCTTCGGACTCCGGACGGTGGCGGACGTCGTGAAGGGCAAGGGAGCGCCCGGAGGTGTTCACGCGGCCCTGGGAGCGGCCCACACGTCGTGGGTGTTCGCGGTGGCGTGCGACATGCCGTTCGTCACGGAGGCCGCGGCGAGGGTGGTGTTGGACGCGCGGGCGGAAGACGTGGACGCGGTGTGCTTCGAGCAGGACGGACGCTGGGAGCCGCTCTTCGCGGCCTACCGCAAGGAGCTGGTGACGCGGTGGGGCGAAGCACTGGCGGAGGATCCGTCCATGAAGCGCGTGCTGCTGCGCTTCCGCACGAGGACACTCCCCGTGGACGCACTGCGCACGGTGGATCCGGAGCTGCGCGCGCTGGCCAACGTGAACACGCCAGAGGATTTGGCGCGCTACGGCGTCACGTTGCCTTGA
- the nrfD gene encoding NrfD/PsrC family molybdoenzyme membrane anchor subunit — protein sequence MSDDTLLDRLQRKTDGRNIDSRAGILEGEGSQQRVKDPEPARHGMDVLSTVPSRSGPDSAEAPSYYGMPVLKEPLWIWTVPAYFYVGGVAGAASVLGVALESFGGRRLERLAERCHTVATAGDIVSAGLLIHDLGRPSRFLNMLRVFRPTSPMSVGSWVLAGSGAVNSAAWVLRRRPGVLGTLGRVAGRMGALLGLPLAGYTAVLVSNTAVPLWQQVGRTLPLFFMSSATASAGSLLSLFPHSKAEERVLRRFRIAGKVAELFTREAVELEARQVAEVGRPLRTGASGALWMLSRTCSMAGLVVDVLPGRSRWKQVTADVLSTVGAVAARYGIIQAGKASARNPQATFQGQRQGLGAAQVDGNTTASDGKPLSFPLPVLGQGAARTAPRPEAPYARFMVTQPEP from the coding sequence ATGAGCGACGACACGCTGCTGGACCGGCTTCAGCGCAAGACGGACGGGCGCAACATCGACTCGCGCGCGGGCATCCTCGAGGGCGAGGGTTCGCAGCAGCGGGTGAAGGATCCGGAGCCCGCTCGGCACGGGATGGACGTGTTGTCCACGGTGCCGTCGAGGTCCGGGCCGGACAGCGCGGAGGCTCCGAGCTACTACGGCATGCCGGTGCTGAAGGAGCCGCTGTGGATCTGGACCGTGCCCGCGTACTTCTACGTGGGCGGGGTGGCGGGCGCGGCGAGCGTGCTCGGGGTGGCGCTGGAGTCCTTCGGAGGCCGGCGGCTGGAGCGGCTGGCCGAGCGCTGTCACACGGTGGCCACGGCGGGCGACATCGTGAGCGCGGGGCTGTTGATCCACGACCTGGGCCGGCCGTCGCGCTTCCTGAACATGCTGCGCGTGTTCCGGCCCACGTCGCCCATGAGCGTGGGCTCGTGGGTGCTGGCGGGCTCGGGCGCGGTGAACTCGGCGGCGTGGGTGTTGCGGCGGAGGCCCGGGGTGCTGGGCACGCTGGGACGCGTGGCGGGACGTATGGGCGCGCTGCTGGGATTGCCGCTGGCGGGGTACACGGCGGTGCTGGTGAGCAACACGGCGGTGCCGCTGTGGCAGCAGGTGGGGCGCACGCTGCCGCTGTTCTTCATGTCCTCCGCGACCGCGAGCGCGGGGAGCCTGTTGTCCTTGTTCCCGCATTCGAAAGCGGAGGAGCGCGTGCTGCGCCGCTTCCGCATCGCGGGCAAGGTGGCGGAGCTCTTCACGCGCGAGGCGGTGGAGCTGGAGGCGCGGCAGGTCGCGGAGGTGGGCAGGCCGCTGCGCACGGGTGCCTCGGGAGCGCTGTGGATGCTGTCGCGGACGTGCTCGATGGCGGGGCTGGTGGTGGACGTGCTGCCGGGGCGGTCCAGGTGGAAGCAGGTGACGGCGGACGTGCTGTCCACGGTGGGAGCCGTGGCCGCGCGCTACGGCATCATCCAGGCGGGCAAGGCCTCCGCGAGGAACCCGCAGGCCACGTTCCAGGGACAGCGCCAGGGCCTGGGCGCGGCGCAGGTGGATGGGAACACGACCGCGTCGGACGGAAAGCCCCTGAGCTTCCCGTTGCCGGTGCTGGGCCAGGGCGCGGCACGCACGGCGCCACGGCCCGAGGCACCGTATGCACGGTTCATGGTGACGCAGCCGGAGCCGTGA
- a CDS encoding 4Fe-4S dicluster domain-containing protein — MGSRKGFFTDTTLCIGCKACEVACKQWNQLPDDGFHFTGMSYDQTAHLGASTWRHVAFVERPVPLQGQASGAGDFSWLMMSDVCKHCQRAGCLEACPTGAIVRTEFDTVYVQPDVCNGCGYCVSACPFGVIDRREDDGRAWKCTLCYDRIGDDQTPACAKACPTASIQYGDLDELHARAETRVRDLHQRGVTDAYLYGKDAENQPGTGGLNAFFLLLDKPEVYNLPPDPVVPTKKAARSWASVAMGAVGMVAVAVGAVVLGREG, encoded by the coding sequence ATGGGGAGCCGCAAGGGGTTCTTCACGGACACGACGCTCTGCATCGGCTGCAAGGCGTGCGAGGTCGCGTGCAAGCAGTGGAACCAGCTTCCCGACGACGGCTTCCACTTCACGGGCATGTCGTACGACCAGACGGCGCACCTGGGCGCGTCGACGTGGCGGCACGTGGCGTTCGTGGAGCGGCCGGTGCCGTTGCAGGGGCAGGCGTCGGGCGCGGGGGACTTCTCCTGGCTGATGATGTCGGACGTGTGCAAGCACTGCCAGCGCGCGGGGTGCCTGGAGGCGTGTCCCACGGGCGCCATCGTGCGCACGGAGTTCGACACGGTCTACGTGCAGCCGGACGTGTGCAACGGCTGCGGCTACTGCGTGTCCGCGTGTCCGTTCGGCGTGATTGACCGGCGCGAGGACGACGGGCGCGCGTGGAAGTGCACGCTCTGCTACGACCGCATCGGCGACGACCAGACGCCCGCGTGCGCGAAGGCCTGTCCCACGGCGTCCATCCAGTACGGCGACCTGGACGAACTGCACGCGCGAGCGGAGACGCGGGTGCGCGACCTGCATCAGCGCGGCGTGACGGACGCGTACCTGTACGGGAAGGACGCGGAGAACCAGCCGGGCACGGGCGGGCTCAACGCGTTCTTCCTGCTGCTGGACAAGCCGGAGGTCTACAACCTGCCGCCCGATCCCGTGGTGCCGACGAAGAAGGCGGCGCGGTCGTGGGCGTCGGTGGCGATGGGCGCGGTGGGCATGGTGGCCGTGGCGGTGGGCGCGGTGGTGCTGGGGCGGGAGGGCTGA
- the fdh gene encoding formate dehydrogenase, which translates to MKFRDLLNGWPVLRQLTRGDGRALGDTAMTARSRSLEPRTKSADAVVKSICPYCAVGCGQEVHVRDGRILDIEGDPHSPISRGRLCPKGAATFQLVTGTQRVQQVLYRRPGGTEWEPIPLEEAMDKVAERVKRTRDATFQQRDAEGRWVNRTLGLAHLGGATLDNEENYLLKKLFSALGVVQVENQARIUHASTVPGLGITFGRGGATTFQQDLQHSDCILIQGSNMAECHPVGFQWVMEAKARGAKVIHVDPRYTRTSAVADLYAPIRVGTDIAFLGGLIHYVLEHERYFRDYVVQYTNAATLIREGFQDTEDLEGLFSGFQPKDNRYDIATWQYQDVPGAVPAAGHKELTDEPGAGGGGHEHRVDVREEHRDETLQHPRCVFQLLKRHFSRYTPKVVSQVCGVDEALFLQVARTLCDNSNPERTSAFCYAVGWTQHSVGVQYIRTAAILQLLLGNIGRPGGGILALRGHASIQGSTDIPTLYNLLPGYLPMPHAKPTTDGLEHYIRNNKSGSGWWSEFPKYAVSLLKAWFGDKATQDNDYLFHHLPRLTGNHSHMQTVADMADGKLQGYFVMGENPAVGSMNGALQRKGLRKLDWLVVRDFTLIETAEFWRTAPEVQSGQVRPEDIPTEVFFFPAAAHTEKDGTFTNTQRLLQWHHKAVEPRGDTRSELHFAYHLGRKLRALYADSTDPKDAPLLDLTWDYPTHGPHAEPSAEAVLKEINGYTVADGKPVDGFTALKDDGSTACGCWIYSGCYKDGVNQTARRKPGQEQTWVAPEWGWAWPANRRILYNRASADVNGKPWSERKRYVWWDAGEKKWTGEDVPDFIADRPPEYRPPEGATGLDTLAGNDPFLLQADGKGWLFAPSGMMDGPLPTHYEPMESVVPNPLYAQQCSPTREEWRRKDNPYHRAWGDPRYPYLVTTYRLTEHHTAGGMSRWLSWLSELQPEMFCEISPELAREKGLKNGDWCTLATARGDLECRALVTERIRPLKVKGRQVHQIGLPYHWGVTGRVRGEGANELTAFVADQNVDIQESKAFTADLRAGRLRAGERAAAGAAPPAPVLPEVPRDVTPQVDHSESQEPEGKG; encoded by the coding sequence TTGAAGTTCCGCGACCTGTTGAACGGTTGGCCCGTGCTGCGGCAGCTCACCCGCGGGGATGGCCGCGCGCTGGGGGACACGGCGATGACGGCGCGCAGCCGCTCGCTGGAGCCGCGCACGAAGTCCGCGGATGCGGTGGTGAAGTCCATCTGTCCGTACTGCGCGGTGGGCTGCGGGCAGGAGGTGCACGTGCGCGACGGGCGCATCCTCGACATCGAGGGCGACCCGCATTCCCCCATCTCGCGCGGCCGGCTGTGTCCCAAGGGCGCCGCGACGTTCCAGTTGGTCACGGGCACGCAACGCGTCCAGCAGGTCCTCTACCGCCGCCCCGGCGGCACGGAGTGGGAGCCCATTCCGCTGGAAGAGGCGATGGACAAGGTGGCCGAACGCGTGAAGCGCACGCGCGACGCGACGTTCCAGCAGCGTGACGCGGAAGGCCGTTGGGTGAACCGGACGCTGGGGCTGGCGCACCTGGGCGGGGCGACGCTGGACAACGAGGAGAACTACCTCCTCAAGAAGCTGTTCAGCGCGCTGGGCGTCGTGCAGGTGGAGAACCAGGCTCGAATATGACACGCGTCCACGGTGCCCGGTCTGGGCATCACGTTCGGCCGCGGTGGAGCCACGACGTTCCAGCAGGACCTGCAGCACTCGGACTGCATCCTCATCCAGGGGTCCAACATGGCCGAGTGCCATCCGGTGGGCTTCCAGTGGGTGATGGAGGCGAAGGCCCGGGGCGCGAAGGTCATCCACGTGGACCCTCGCTACACGCGCACCAGCGCGGTGGCGGACCTCTACGCGCCCATCCGCGTGGGCACGGACATCGCGTTCCTGGGCGGGCTCATCCACTACGTGCTGGAGCACGAGCGGTACTTCCGCGACTACGTGGTGCAGTACACCAACGCGGCCACGCTCATCCGCGAGGGCTTCCAGGACACGGAGGACCTGGAGGGGCTCTTCAGCGGCTTCCAGCCGAAGGACAACCGCTATGACATCGCGACCTGGCAGTACCAGGACGTGCCGGGCGCCGTGCCCGCGGCGGGCCACAAGGAGCTGACGGACGAGCCGGGCGCGGGCGGCGGCGGGCACGAGCACCGGGTGGACGTCCGCGAGGAGCACCGCGACGAGACGCTCCAGCATCCGCGCTGCGTGTTCCAGCTGCTCAAGCGCCACTTCTCCCGCTACACGCCGAAGGTGGTGTCGCAGGTGTGCGGCGTGGACGAGGCGCTGTTCCTCCAGGTGGCCCGGACGCTGTGTGACAACTCCAACCCGGAGCGCACCAGCGCGTTCTGCTACGCGGTGGGCTGGACGCAGCACTCGGTGGGCGTGCAGTACATCCGCACGGCGGCCATCCTCCAGCTCTTGCTGGGCAACATCGGCCGGCCCGGGGGCGGCATCCTCGCGCTGCGCGGGCACGCGTCCATCCAGGGCTCCACGGACATCCCCACGCTCTACAACCTGCTGCCGGGCTACCTGCCCATGCCGCACGCGAAGCCCACCACGGACGGGCTGGAGCACTACATCCGCAACAACAAGTCCGGCAGCGGCTGGTGGAGTGAGTTCCCCAAGTACGCGGTGTCGCTGCTCAAGGCGTGGTTCGGGGACAAGGCCACCCAGGACAACGACTACCTCTTCCACCACCTGCCCCGGCTGACGGGGAACCACTCGCACATGCAGACGGTGGCGGACATGGCGGACGGGAAGCTCCAGGGCTACTTCGTCATGGGGGAGAACCCCGCCGTGGGCAGCATGAACGGGGCGCTCCAGCGCAAGGGGCTGCGCAAGCTGGACTGGCTGGTGGTGCGCGACTTCACCCTCATCGAGACGGCGGAGTTCTGGCGCACGGCGCCGGAGGTGCAGTCCGGGCAGGTGCGGCCGGAGGACATCCCCACGGAGGTCTTCTTCTTCCCGGCCGCCGCGCACACGGAGAAGGACGGCACCTTCACCAACACGCAGCGGCTGCTGCAATGGCATCACAAGGCGGTGGAGCCGAGGGGGGACACGCGCAGCGAGCTGCACTTCGCCTACCACCTGGGGCGCAAGCTGCGCGCCCTCTACGCGGACTCCACGGACCCCAAGGACGCGCCGCTGCTGGACCTGACGTGGGACTACCCCACGCACGGGCCGCACGCGGAGCCCTCCGCGGAGGCGGTGCTCAAGGAGATCAACGGCTACACGGTGGCGGACGGCAAGCCGGTGGACGGCTTCACGGCGTTGAAGGACGACGGCTCCACGGCGTGCGGCTGTTGGATCTACTCGGGCTGCTACAAGGACGGCGTCAACCAGACGGCGCGGCGCAAGCCGGGGCAGGAGCAGACGTGGGTGGCGCCCGAGTGGGGCTGGGCATGGCCCGCCAACCGCCGCATCCTCTACAACCGCGCGTCGGCGGACGTGAACGGCAAGCCCTGGAGCGAGCGCAAGCGCTACGTGTGGTGGGACGCCGGAGAGAAGAAGTGGACTGGCGAGGACGTCCCGGACTTCATCGCGGACCGGCCGCCGGAGTACCGGCCCCCCGAGGGCGCGACGGGGCTGGACACGCTCGCGGGGAATGATCCGTTCCTCCTGCAGGCGGACGGCAAGGGCTGGCTCTTCGCGCCCAGCGGGATGATGGACGGGCCGCTGCCCACGCACTACGAGCCCATGGAGTCGGTGGTGCCCAACCCGCTCTACGCGCAGCAGTGCAGCCCCACGCGCGAGGAGTGGCGGCGCAAGGACAATCCCTATCACCGCGCCTGGGGCGACCCGCGCTACCCGTACCTCGTCACGACCTACCGGCTCACCGAGCACCACACCGCGGGCGGCATGTCGCGCTGGCTGTCGTGGCTGAGCGAGCTGCAGCCGGAGATGTTCTGTGAAATCTCCCCGGAGCTGGCGCGCGAGAAGGGGCTGAAGAACGGGGACTGGTGCACGCTGGCCACGGCGCGCGGGGACCTGGAGTGCAGGGCGCTCGTCACGGAGCGCATCCGCCCGCTGAAGGTGAAGGGGCGCCAGGTGCACCAGATTGGCCTGCCGTACCACTGGGGCGTCACGGGGCGCGTGCGCGGTGAAGGGGCCAACGAGCTGACCGCGTTCGTCGCGGATCAGAACGTGGACATCCAGGAGTCGAAGGCGTTCACGGCGGACCTGCGCGCGGGACGGCTGCGCGCGGGCGAGCGGGCCGCGGCGGGAGCGGCGCCGCCCGCGCCCGTGCTGCCGGAGGTGCCGCGCGACGTGACGCCGCAAGTGGACCATTCGGAGTCACAGGAACCCGAGGGGAAGGGATAG
- a CDS encoding response regulator, producing the protein MTDSAPLILLIEDEEDIRDAVATLLEMEGYRVAQCIHGEDAWKWLKSHPRPDLILLDLMMPVMDGQAFLARLSEERMLEGVPIIVLSGSPFRPPGASAYLRKPVAVDPLMEAVRHFLPASGEGP; encoded by the coding sequence ATGACAGACAGTGCCCCCCTCATCCTCTTGATCGAGGACGAGGAAGACATCCGGGACGCGGTCGCGACGCTGTTGGAGATGGAGGGCTACCGCGTCGCGCAATGCATCCATGGCGAGGACGCGTGGAAGTGGCTGAAGTCCCATCCCCGCCCGGACCTCATCCTGCTGGACCTGATGATGCCGGTGATGGACGGACAGGCCTTCCTCGCGCGGCTGTCCGAGGAACGCATGCTGGAGGGCGTGCCCATCATCGTGCTGTCCGGTAGCCCCTTCCGTCCGCCGGGCGCGTCGGCGTACCTGCGCAAACCCGTGGCGGTGGATCCGCTGATGGAGGCGGTGCGCCACTTCCTGCCCGCATCCGGGGAAGGCCCGTAA
- a CDS encoding DUF2378 family protein translates to MPHGALNLPEDVARDLEARLAATTPEDTSRGLFFLGVLDAVRFLGGPEAVSRCLEQVGETADFMPMQTYPFPRFLRLSYVAAEQLSPLVGGHEAAQRQIGTQAMLDFLNSMFARDFVQQAGGDPKRLLELMHSGYRTALNFGERTVEWTGPTSGRVIMKRSLMPVPYNEGILQSALEVTGVQDVQVRGQAQSLVDAVYDVSWS, encoded by the coding sequence ATGCCGCACGGCGCGCTGAATCTCCCCGAGGACGTCGCCCGTGATCTGGAAGCCCGCCTCGCCGCGACGACGCCGGAGGACACGAGCCGCGGCCTGTTCTTCCTGGGCGTGCTGGACGCGGTGCGCTTTCTGGGCGGACCGGAGGCGGTGTCGCGCTGTCTGGAGCAGGTGGGCGAGACCGCCGACTTCATGCCCATGCAGACCTATCCGTTCCCGCGCTTCCTGCGGCTGTCCTACGTCGCGGCCGAGCAGCTCTCGCCGCTCGTGGGCGGCCACGAGGCGGCGCAGCGGCAGATTGGCACGCAGGCGATGCTGGACTTCCTCAACTCCATGTTCGCGCGCGACTTCGTGCAGCAGGCGGGCGGCGACCCGAAGCGGCTCCTGGAGCTGATGCACTCCGGCTACCGCACGGCGCTGAACTTCGGCGAGCGCACCGTGGAGTGGACGGGGCCCACGTCCGGCCGGGTCATCATGAAGCGCTCGCTGATGCCGGTGCCCTACAACGAGGGCATCCTCCAGTCCGCGCTGGAGGTGACGGGCGTGCAGGACGTGCAGGTGCGCGGCCAGGCGCAGTCACTGGTGGACGCCGTCTACGACGTCTCCTGGTCCTGA
- a CDS encoding SDR family NAD(P)-dependent oxidoreductase: MARHEDLRGQVAIVTGASSGVGWQSALRLAEAGVRLCVTARRQAALERLRVEVLQRGGECLVCEGDVTVAEDVERVVRECVAHYGRVDLLVNAAAVQSYGDFDQLPWEHITRVFEVNCFGYFRFARAVLPHFKKQGHGHLLNIQSMLSAGSAPLLSAYSASKHATLGWAQSLELELKGTGVQVSNVLVPSVSTPMFDHAPTMLGKKPVPVPPTYDVDLVAKAVVRLAKRPGRTSVPAFLQGRLMLWLNGVAPSVGKAVLSRFGARMQTTDTPLYRPEGNLFSPVAEGVGPRGSVPPTPAWKRFTATLGLAALTGGVVGGAVLGARGLARAAR, translated from the coding sequence ATGGCGCGTCATGAGGATTTGAGGGGGCAGGTGGCCATCGTCACGGGCGCGTCGAGCGGCGTGGGCTGGCAGTCCGCGCTGCGCCTGGCGGAGGCCGGGGTGCGGCTGTGCGTCACCGCGCGGCGGCAGGCGGCGCTGGAGCGGCTGCGCGTGGAGGTGCTCCAGCGCGGCGGCGAGTGCCTGGTGTGTGAGGGCGACGTCACGGTGGCGGAGGACGTGGAGCGCGTGGTGCGCGAGTGCGTGGCGCACTACGGCCGCGTGGACCTGCTGGTGAACGCCGCGGCGGTGCAGTCCTACGGCGACTTCGACCAGCTGCCCTGGGAGCACATCACGCGCGTGTTCGAGGTGAACTGCTTCGGCTACTTCCGCTTCGCGCGCGCGGTGCTGCCGCACTTCAAGAAGCAGGGCCACGGTCACCTGCTCAACATCCAGTCCATGCTGTCGGCGGGGTCCGCGCCGCTGCTGTCCGCGTATTCGGCGTCCAAGCACGCGACGCTGGGGTGGGCGCAGTCGCTGGAGCTGGAGCTGAAGGGCACGGGCGTCCAGGTGTCCAACGTGCTGGTGCCCTCCGTGTCCACGCCCATGTTCGACCACGCGCCCACGATGCTCGGGAAGAAGCCCGTGCCGGTGCCGCCCACGTACGACGTGGACTTGGTGGCGAAGGCGGTGGTGCGGCTGGCGAAGCGGCCGGGCCGCACGTCGGTGCCGGCGTTCCTCCAGGGGCGGCTGATGCTGTGGCTCAACGGCGTGGCGCCGTCGGTGGGCAAGGCGGTGCTCTCCCGCTTCGGCGCGAGGATGCAGACGACGGACACGCCGCTGTACCGGCCCGAGGGCAACCTCTTCAGCCCCGTGGCCGAGGGCGTGGGCCCCCGGGGCAGCGTGCCGCCGACGCCCGCGTGGAAGCGCTTCACCGCGACGCTGGGCCTGGCGGCGCTCACGGGCGGCGTGGTGGGCGGCGCGGTGCTGGGCGCTCGCGGCCTGGCGCGCGCGGCACGCTGA
- a CDS encoding outer membrane beta-barrel protein, which yields MRGNKWTGLALVAGLAVSSQAVAAEEPDLNSNPGRASSFGNAGQMVISQELNGFIGYNTASEVFLVRLEPSADYFLQQNLSVGASALVAFGFGDSTVVGLGVAGRVGYHLPLSERVSLWPKVGFGVQFGHIPDNSDVNFVLDFNAPLLFHVTPNFFVGAGPQVRALISDRGFSLGADQGNFSGSDVTIGITTTVGGYF from the coding sequence ATGCGTGGAAACAAGTGGACGGGCCTGGCGCTGGTGGCGGGACTCGCGGTGTCTTCGCAGGCGGTGGCGGCGGAAGAGCCGGACCTGAACAGCAACCCGGGCCGGGCGTCGTCGTTCGGCAACGCGGGCCAGATGGTCATCAGCCAGGAGCTGAACGGCTTCATCGGCTACAACACCGCCTCCGAGGTCTTCCTGGTCCGCCTGGAGCCCTCCGCGGACTACTTCCTCCAGCAGAACCTGTCGGTGGGCGCGTCCGCGCTGGTCGCGTTCGGCTTCGGTGACAGCACGGTCGTGGGCCTGGGCGTGGCGGGCCGCGTGGGCTACCACCTGCCGCTGAGCGAGCGCGTGTCGCTCTGGCCCAAGGTGGGCTTCGGCGTGCAGTTCGGTCACATCCCGGACAACAGCGACGTGAACTTCGTCCTGGACTTCAACGCCCCCCTGCTGTTCCACGTCACGCCGAACTTCTTCGTGGGCGCGGGTCCGCAGGTGCGCGCGCTCATCAGCGACCGCGGCTTCTCGCTGGGCGCGGACCAGGGCAACTTCTCTGGCAGCGACGTGACCATCGGCATCACGACCACGGTCGGCGGTTACTTCTAG
- a CDS encoding protein kinase, whose protein sequence is MSVLPFASRLPAFAPLHPLGRGPLGEWVSLVWPLEQDAADARPLVVKTFLLASGLAPETRRPLEEALTHAVPLRHPGIARLHGFQVDARDTLTVVSDYVPGCSLATARRRVMGRGARPSEAFVCHVGAEVAGALQAAHGARVVHGDVQSHRIRVGPRGEVTLTDFGLRPARPLLRRFTSPSRPDVVELPVREDAVGSPVEAREDVRALGRVLLELVAGNTVVPEDAAGVDAALSGVSPALRNVLRAALLDAPGATDAAAWLQTALRDCMARGMTCHGQEAVVRELAALPGAGPLSPVDVYVGAASVMTASVPARGRTLPS, encoded by the coding sequence ATGTCCGTGCTTCCGTTCGCCTCCCGGCTGCCCGCGTTCGCCCCCCTGCATCCGCTGGGGAGGGGCCCGCTGGGCGAGTGGGTGTCCCTGGTGTGGCCGCTGGAGCAGGACGCCGCGGACGCGCGCCCGCTGGTGGTGAAGACGTTCCTGCTGGCGTCGGGGCTGGCGCCGGAGACGCGGCGTCCGCTGGAGGAGGCGCTGACGCACGCGGTGCCGCTGCGGCATCCGGGCATCGCGCGGCTCCACGGCTTCCAGGTGGACGCGCGCGACACGCTGACGGTGGTGTCGGACTACGTCCCGGGCTGTTCGCTGGCCACGGCGCGCCGTCGCGTGATGGGGCGTGGCGCGCGGCCGTCGGAGGCGTTCGTGTGCCACGTGGGCGCGGAGGTCGCGGGCGCGTTGCAGGCGGCGCATGGCGCGCGCGTGGTGCACGGGGACGTGCAGTCGCACCGCATCCGCGTGGGGCCCCGGGGTGAGGTGACGCTGACGGACTTCGGGCTGCGGCCCGCGCGTCCGCTGCTGCGCCGCTTCACGTCGCCGTCGCGGCCCGACGTGGTGGAGCTGCCGGTGCGTGAGGACGCGGTGGGCTCGCCGGTGGAGGCGCGGGAGGACGTGCGCGCGCTGGGGCGGGTGTTGCTGGAGCTGGTCGCGGGGAACACGGTGGTGCCGGAGGACGCGGCCGGTGTGGACGCGGCGTTGAGTGGCGTGTCGCCCGCGCTGCGGAACGTGCTGCGGGCAGCGCTGCTGGACGCGCCGGGAGCGACGGACGCCGCCGCGTGGCTCCAGACAGCGCTGCGAGACTGCATGGCGCGCGGCATGACGTGCCATGGGCAGGAGGCGGTGGTGCGCGAGCTGGCGGCCTTGCCGGGCGCGGGTCCGCTGTCGCCGGTGGACGTGTACGTGGGCGCGGCGTCGGTGATGACGGCCTCCGTGCCCGCGCGCGGACGCACGCTGCCGTCCTGA